A single window of Penaeus vannamei isolate JL-2024 chromosome 24, ASM4276789v1, whole genome shotgun sequence DNA harbors:
- the LOC113830114 gene encoding mitochondrial basic amino acids transporter isoform X2 translates to MQTQDFRNPKYRGAFHCFSSILKNESIRGLFKGMSSPMAGVAVVNAIIFGVQGNVSRHMKDPDALRSHVIAGSSAGLVQAFVTSPMELLKTRLQLQESSALTSPIECARRIFQTEGLKGLFRGQMITVMRDVPAFGTYFLTYEYLSRMYVDTDGLPSAPAVLMAGGMAGVASWMLTYPIDVVKTRLQCDGIGGINKYKGILDCVKVGIAEEGLGSLTRGLAPTLLRAFPVNAATFAVVTWTIRLFPDQDAEDSGNAWRDILTLGDELVNAATAPSLHQFRIKHMNPFHVNFNLLPQVMADSDAQAEPSERTSETASYEHSLRGINEAHNYHGFWAKYDHLISSTRCPFQAIHRHQHNLSNAL, encoded by the exons ATGCAAACACAAGACTTCCGAAACCCGAAGTACCGAGGGGCCTTCCACTGCTTCAGCAGCATCCTCAAGAATGAATCC ATCCGCGGGCTGTTCAAAGGCATGTCTTCCCCGATGGCCGGAGTGGCGGTTGTCAACGCTATCATCTTCGGTGTCCAGGGCAACGTCTCGAGACACATGAAAGACCCTGATGCCTTAAG ATCACACGTAATAGCAGGTTCATCAGCTGGGCTAGTGCAAGCTTTCGTCACGTCGCCCATGGAACTGTTGAAAACCAGACTACAATTGCAGGAATCTTCCGCCCTTACAAGTCCTATTGAATGCGCGAGAAGAATTTTCCAGACGGAAGGACTCAAAGGGCTTTTCCGAGGACAGATGATCACCGTAATGAGAGAC GTTCCAGCCTTCGGGACGTATTTCCTGACGTACGAGTACCTCTCCCGAATGTACGTGGATACCGACGGGCTTCCCTCGGCCCCCGCAGTGCTCATGGCAGGCGGCATGGCTGGGGTCGCCTCCTGGATGCTCACGTACCCCATAGACGTCGTCAAAACTAGACTGCAG TGTGATGGTATAGGTGGCATCAATAAATACAAAGGCATCTTAGACTGCGTGAAGGTGGGCATCGCAGAGGAGGGCTTGGGTTCCCTCACGCGTGGCCTGGCCCCGACCCTCCTGCGCGCCTTCCCCGTCAACGCCGCCACCTTCGCCGTCGTCACCTGGACCATCCGCCTGTTCCCCGACCAGGACGCCGAGGACAGTGGCAACGCTTGGAGAGACATCCTCACCCTCGGCGACGAGCTGGTGAACGCGGCGACGGCCCCCTCGCTCCACCAGTTCAGAATAAAGCACATGAACCCCTTCCACGTGAACTTCAACCTGCTGCCGCAAGTCATGGCCGACTCCGACGCGCAGGCAGAGCCCAGCGAGAGAACTTCCGAAACTGCGAGCTACGAGCACAGCTTACGAGGCATCAACGAGGCTCACAACTACCACGGTTTCTGGGCGAAGTATGACCACCTGATCTCCAGCACGCGGTGTCCCTTCCAGGCGATACATAGACATCAACATAACTTAAGTAATGCGTTGTAA
- the LOC113830114 gene encoding mitochondrial basic amino acids transporter isoform X1: MAQDFVAGCLGGCAGVAVGHPFDTIKVRMQTQDFRNPKYRGAFHCFSSILKNESIRGLFKGMSSPMAGVAVVNAIIFGVQGNVSRHMKDPDALRSHVIAGSSAGLVQAFVTSPMELLKTRLQLQESSALTSPIECARRIFQTEGLKGLFRGQMITVMRDVPAFGTYFLTYEYLSRMYVDTDGLPSAPAVLMAGGMAGVASWMLTYPIDVVKTRLQCDGIGGINKYKGILDCVKVGIAEEGLGSLTRGLAPTLLRAFPVNAATFAVVTWTIRLFPDQDAEDSGNAWRDILTLGDELVNAATAPSLHQFRIKHMNPFHVNFNLLPQVMADSDAQAEPSERTSETASYEHSLRGINEAHNYHGFWAKYDHLISSTRCPFQAIHRHQHNLSNAL, from the exons ATGGCTCAAGATTTCGTGGCGGGATGTCTTGGAG GATGCGCCGGGGTAGCAGTGGGTCATCCCTTCGACACAATCAAG gTCAGAATGCAAACACAAGACTTCCGAAACCCGAAGTACCGAGGGGCCTTCCACTGCTTCAGCAGCATCCTCAAGAATGAATCC ATCCGCGGGCTGTTCAAAGGCATGTCTTCCCCGATGGCCGGAGTGGCGGTTGTCAACGCTATCATCTTCGGTGTCCAGGGCAACGTCTCGAGACACATGAAAGACCCTGATGCCTTAAG ATCACACGTAATAGCAGGTTCATCAGCTGGGCTAGTGCAAGCTTTCGTCACGTCGCCCATGGAACTGTTGAAAACCAGACTACAATTGCAGGAATCTTCCGCCCTTACAAGTCCTATTGAATGCGCGAGAAGAATTTTCCAGACGGAAGGACTCAAAGGGCTTTTCCGAGGACAGATGATCACCGTAATGAGAGAC GTTCCAGCCTTCGGGACGTATTTCCTGACGTACGAGTACCTCTCCCGAATGTACGTGGATACCGACGGGCTTCCCTCGGCCCCCGCAGTGCTCATGGCAGGCGGCATGGCTGGGGTCGCCTCCTGGATGCTCACGTACCCCATAGACGTCGTCAAAACTAGACTGCAG TGTGATGGTATAGGTGGCATCAATAAATACAAAGGCATCTTAGACTGCGTGAAGGTGGGCATCGCAGAGGAGGGCTTGGGTTCCCTCACGCGTGGCCTGGCCCCGACCCTCCTGCGCGCCTTCCCCGTCAACGCCGCCACCTTCGCCGTCGTCACCTGGACCATCCGCCTGTTCCCCGACCAGGACGCCGAGGACAGTGGCAACGCTTGGAGAGACATCCTCACCCTCGGCGACGAGCTGGTGAACGCGGCGACGGCCCCCTCGCTCCACCAGTTCAGAATAAAGCACATGAACCCCTTCCACGTGAACTTCAACCTGCTGCCGCAAGTCATGGCCGACTCCGACGCGCAGGCAGAGCCCAGCGAGAGAACTTCCGAAACTGCGAGCTACGAGCACAGCTTACGAGGCATCAACGAGGCTCACAACTACCACGGTTTCTGGGCGAAGTATGACCACCTGATCTCCAGCACGCGGTGTCCCTTCCAGGCGATACATAGACATCAACATAACTTAAGTAATGCGTTGTAA